In Acinetobacter sp. WCHAc010034, a genomic segment contains:
- the serC gene encoding 3-phosphoserine/phosphohydroxythreonine transaminase → MRAYNFCAGPAALPTAVLEKAQAEMLDWHGKGLSIMEMSHRSKDYVAVAEKAEADLRKLMNIPENYKVLFLQGGASLQFSAIPLNLLGKNSKADYIQTGIWSEKATKEAQRYGDINVIEAGASIDGKLAITDQSTWNLSDDAAYVHYAENETIGGIQFASIPETDKPLVADLSSSILSAPLDVSKFGLIYAGAQKNIGPAGLTLVIIRDDLLDQAKAEIPSLLKYSAQAKNDSMVNTPATYAWYLSGLVFEWLLEQGGVDAIYKANLAKAELLYGYIDSSDFYNNPIAKENRSIMNVPFTLVNADLDKQFLKEAEENHLLNLAGHRSVGGMRASIYNAVPLEGVQALVSFMDDFAKRNG, encoded by the coding sequence ATGCGCGCGTACAACTTCTGTGCTGGTCCTGCTGCATTACCTACTGCCGTTCTTGAAAAAGCCCAAGCTGAAATGCTGGACTGGCATGGCAAAGGTCTTTCCATCATGGAAATGAGCCACCGCAGCAAAGATTATGTTGCTGTTGCAGAAAAGGCTGAAGCGGATTTGCGCAAGCTCATGAATATTCCTGAGAATTATAAAGTGCTGTTCCTGCAAGGCGGCGCATCGCTGCAGTTCTCCGCAATTCCCTTGAACCTGCTGGGCAAAAACAGCAAAGCGGATTATATCCAGACCGGCATCTGGTCTGAAAAAGCCACCAAAGAAGCGCAGCGCTACGGCGATATTAACGTCATTGAAGCGGGCGCCAGCATTGACGGCAAGCTTGCCATTACAGATCAAAGCACATGGAATTTGTCTGATGACGCGGCTTATGTGCATTATGCAGAGAATGAAACCATTGGCGGCATTCAATTTGCCAGCATTCCGGAAACAGACAAGCCATTAGTTGCTGACTTATCTTCAAGCATTTTGTCTGCGCCATTAGATGTTTCTAAATTCGGCCTGATTTATGCGGGCGCGCAAAAGAACATTGGCCCGGCTGGCCTGACTTTGGTGATTATCCGTGACGATTTGCTGGATCAGGCAAAAGCTGAAATTCCAAGCCTGTTGAAATATTCAGCGCAAGCCAAGAATGACTCTATGGTGAATACGCCGGCTACATATGCATGGTACTTGTCTGGCCTGGTGTTTGAATGGCTGCTGGAGCAGGGCGGTGTAGACGCAATTTATAAGGCAAATTTGGCGAAAGCGGAATTGCTTTACGGCTATATCGATTCAAGCGATTTCTACAATAACCCGATTGCCAAAGAAAACCGTTCGATCATGAATGTGCCGTTTACTTTGGTCAATGCAGATCTGGACAAGCAGTTCCTGAAAGAAGCGGAAGAAAATCATCTGCTGAACCTGGCAGGCCACCGTTCTGTCGGCGGCATGCGCGCCAGCATCTATAATGCTGTGCCTTTAGAAGGCGTTCAGGCTTTGGTCAGCTTTATGGATGACTTTGCAAAACGCAATGGCTAA